Proteins from one Verrucomicrobiota bacterium genomic window:
- a CDS encoding DUF1552 domain-containing protein, whose product MKSPKISHPLPKQTRRAFLRSSSALVALPFLESFGAKAFTASPPVALAPKRMMFLSFGWGPTKESWYPDLNTTGADYILPAGLKGLSRHQKDITIIQNLTNQFSTEAHWGSTFYLTGANRYGEPGQSFHNSISADQVAAGVLGKDTRFTSIQLGCENAEDSGHGPGLSLAWNAQGKPMAGLNTPVTAFHKLFADDQTPLEQRQAMLQQKRSVLDTVMENARSMNRDLSKTDTDKIDEYFQSIRDIEVRLAKEEQWLDVPKRHPKEPIQEPTGEIVGYEEVMLMYDIMVAAMQVDATRVLTYRQPVDSFIRSLGATITGHNMSHYTNGTRRSVAEMRDEKQTELLAYLIDKLKASKEPDGSSLFDNVSLSYGSNIESIHYLKNCPAIITGGGAGVKHGRHLVMKDEKTPLCNLWLSLLQGTGIKADSHGDSNGVIEELFA is encoded by the coding sequence ATGAAATCACCAAAAATTTCCCACCCTTTACCTAAGCAAACGCGTAGAGCATTTCTGAGAAGCAGCTCGGCCCTCGTTGCACTACCCTTTCTCGAGTCATTCGGCGCCAAAGCTTTCACCGCTTCTCCACCGGTCGCCCTTGCGCCCAAACGCATGATGTTCCTCAGTTTCGGTTGGGGCCCCACGAAGGAGTCCTGGTATCCGGACCTTAACACCACGGGCGCGGACTACATACTACCCGCAGGACTCAAAGGCTTGAGTCGTCATCAAAAGGACATCACGATCATTCAAAACCTGACCAACCAATTTTCCACCGAAGCTCACTGGGGTAGCACCTTTTACCTGACAGGAGCTAATCGCTATGGCGAACCGGGACAGAGTTTTCACAACTCCATTTCCGCTGACCAGGTGGCTGCCGGGGTCCTGGGAAAAGATACCCGTTTCACCTCGATCCAGCTGGGTTGCGAAAACGCGGAGGACTCCGGACATGGTCCTGGACTTTCCCTGGCGTGGAATGCTCAAGGGAAACCAATGGCAGGGCTGAACACGCCTGTGACCGCATTTCACAAATTGTTCGCCGACGATCAAACCCCTCTGGAACAACGTCAGGCCATGCTTCAGCAAAAACGAAGCGTGCTCGACACCGTTATGGAAAACGCACGGAGCATGAATCGCGATCTCAGCAAAACCGATACCGACAAGATCGATGAGTATTTCCAATCCATCCGGGACATTGAAGTTCGTCTGGCCAAAGAAGAACAATGGCTCGACGTGCCCAAGCGCCACCCGAAGGAACCCATACAGGAACCGACTGGTGAGATTGTCGGCTACGAAGAAGTAATGCTCATGTACGACATCATGGTAGCGGCCATGCAAGTCGATGCGACTCGCGTGTTAACCTACCGTCAGCCTGTGGACAGTTTTATCCGCAGCCTTGGAGCAACTATAACCGGGCACAATATGAGCCATTACACCAATGGCACCCGGCGCAGTGTGGCTGAAATGCGCGATGAGAAACAAACCGAACTCTTAGCCTACTTGATCGACAAACTGAAGGCTTCGAAAGAGCCCGATGGCAGCAGTCTGTTCGACAACGTTTCCCTGAGCTATGGCAGCAATATCGAGTCGATTCACTATTTGAAAAATTGCCCGGCCATTATTACAGGCGGCGGGGCCGGCGTGAAGCATGGACGCCATTTAGTGATGAAAGATGAGAAGACACCTCTGTGTAATCTTTGGTTAAGCCTGCTTCAAGGAACCGGAATAAAAGCCGACTCACACGGCGATAGCAACGGTGTGATTGAGGAACTATTCGCCTAA